The Symphalangus syndactylus isolate Jambi chromosome 3, NHGRI_mSymSyn1-v2.1_pri, whole genome shotgun sequence genome has a segment encoding these proteins:
- the FAM120AOS gene encoding uncharacterized protein FAM120AOS isoform X1, whose translation MQFRGRNLCRGAGCNLQAVAGQLLPSTWSLHAHDLAKEAPILPVKKKSKILESGPRYPSYDSHKKRRTPGQARWLMPVIPAFWEAEAGGSPEVGSSRPA comes from the exons ATGCAGTTCCGCGGCAG AAACCTCTGTAGAGGAGCAGGATGCAACCTACAGGCTGTGGCCGGACAGCTGCTGCCCAGCACATGGAGCCTGCACGCGCACGATTTAGCCAAAGAAGCCCCCATACTCCCGGTGAAAAAG AAGTCTAAGATTCTGGAGTCAGGTCCCCGATATCCATCTTATG ATTCTCATAAGAAACGCAGaactcctggccaggcgcggtggctcatgcctgtaatcccagcattttgggaggccgaggcgggtggatcacctgaggtcgggagttcaagaccagcctga
- the FAM120AOS gene encoding uncharacterized protein FAM120AOS isoform X2, with protein sequence MQFRGRNLCRGAGCNLQAVAGQLLPSTWSLHAHDLAKEAPILPVKKV encoded by the exons ATGCAGTTCCGCGGCAG AAACCTCTGTAGAGGAGCAGGATGCAACCTACAGGCTGTGGCCGGACAGCTGCTGCCCAGCACATGGAGCCTGCACGCGCACGATTTAGCCAAAGAAGCCCCCATACTCCCGGTGAAAAAG GTCTAG